From Triticum aestivum cultivar Chinese Spring chromosome 4A, IWGSC CS RefSeq v2.1, whole genome shotgun sequence, a single genomic window includes:
- the LOC123082241 gene encoding aspartic proteinase nepenthesin-2-like, with product MAMGIKNTLQCVVFLMALIMTHLIPPADADAGSPKVVMASSGAGSSFRLVAHHDYALRDDGFLQVQSRLDDLLPSEANVNTLRPPMASPIDMAFSVVVGLGSGKGRHDYNLKLDASGSLVWLQCKPCNPKQPQRGPLFDPKASSTFQQVAGTSQICHPPYPMEPAGQQCSFHLSGEHGMSVHGFVALENLTMGPESMKELVFGCAHSTEHFNSQRTFAGVAAMGKMPTSLVMQVAARGQTQFSYCLFSGGASRHGFLRFGADVPRRPGLRTTKILPALDAHESQYYVSLVGISLDAKRLTGVRPEMFARRHGGQGGCVIDPGTPLTVLVREAYRVVEEAVWSDLRRNRAERMQRQGYGLCVRKTVEIKRHLQSLSFHFAEETARLVVKPEQLFTVVESKLHGAALCLAMIPGERTVIGALQQVDTRFVYDLKDAKLSFVSEPCSQDTAGVESTE from the coding sequence ATGGCCATGGGGATCAAGAACACTCTCCAATGCGTTGTGTTCCTGATGGCGCTCATCATGACCCACCTGATACCGCCTGCCGATGCTGATGCAGGCAGCCCAAAAGTCGTCATGGCTAGCTCGGGCGCTGGTTCAAGCTTCCGACTGGTAGCCCACCATGACTATGCACTGCGCGACGACGGCTTCCTCCAAGTCCAGAGCCGGCTGGACGACCTTCTTCCATCGGAGGCGAACGTCAACACCCTCCGCCCACCTATGGCCTCACCAATCGATATGGCTTTCAGCGTGGTCGTTGGCTTGGGCTCGGGCAAAGGCCGGCACGACTACAACCTCAAGCTCGACGCCTCGGGTAGCCTGGTGTGGCTGCAGTGCAAGCCCTGCAATCCGAAGCAGCCACAGCGCGGCCCCCTGTTCGACCCCAAGGCCTCGTCCACCTTCCAGCAGGTCGCCGGCACGAGCCAGATCTGCCACCCGCCGTACCCCATGGAGCCCGCAGGGCAGCAGTGCTCCTTCCACCTGTCCGGCGAGCACGGCATGTCGGTGCACGGCTTCGTGGCCTTGGAGAACCTCACCATGGGGCCAGAGTCCATGAAGGAGTTGGTCTTCGGGTGCGCGCACTCGACGGAACACTTCAACAGCCAGCGCACCTTCGCGGGCGTCGCGGCCATGGGTAAGATGCCCACCTCGCTCGTCATGCAGGTCGCGGCGCGCGGGCAGACGCAGTTCTCGTACTGCCTCTTCTCCGGCGGGGCTAGCCGGCATGGCTTCCTCCGGTTCGGCGCCGACGTGCCTCGCCGGCCGGGCCTCCGAACAACCAAGATCCTCCCGGCGCTGGACGCGCACGAGTCGCAGTACTACGTGAGCCTAGTGGGCATCAGCCTGGACGCGAAGAGGCTGACGGGGGTCAGGCCGGAGATGTTCGCCCGGCGGCACGGCGGGCAGGGCGGGTGCGTGATTGACCCCGGCACGCCGCTGACGGTGCTGGTCCGGGAGGCGTACCGCGTCGTGGAGGAGGCCGTGTGGAGCGACCTGCGGCGGAACAGGGCGGAGCGCATGCAGCGACAGGGCTACGGGCTGTGCGTCCGCAAGACCGTCGAGATCAAGCGGCACCTCCAGTCGCTGTCCTTCCATTTCGCGGAGGAGACGGCGAGGCTGGTCGTCAAGCCGGAGCAGCTGTTCACGGTGGTGGAGAGCAAGCTCCACGGGGCCGCCCTGTGCCTTGCCATGATCCCGGGCGAGCGGACGGTCATCGGGGCACTGCAGCAGGTGGACACAAGGTTTGTGTATGACCTCAAAGACGCCAAGCTGTCCTTCGTGTCAGAGCCGTGCTCTCAGGACACCGCCGGTGTGGAATCAACTGAATGA